A window of Excalfactoria chinensis isolate bCotChi1 chromosome Z, bCotChi1.hap2, whole genome shotgun sequence contains these coding sequences:
- the IDUA gene encoding alpha-L-iduronidase isoform X3, which yields MVNEKLYYNFTALDNLMDCLWENKLIPGFELMGNPSGYFLNFEDKEQVVRWRNLVTLLASRYIDRYGLEHVAKWNFETWNEPDHHDFDNMSMTVKGFLNYYDACSEGLRAASTLLKFGGPGDSFHPFPKSPICWSLLCHCYNGTNFFTGETGVRLDYISLHKKGGGRSLYILQQEVEAVDQIQKLFPNFASIPIYNDEADPMVGWSVPQLWRADVTYAAMVVKVIIQHQNLLISKANNTINYTLLSNDNAFLSYYPDFFTQRTLTARFQMNNTKPPHVQMVRKPVLTVMGLLALLGEKQIFAEVNSSEGESNENNTFGVLASVHTPSELQPSDSWQATLLMYSSEDNRTSTNINTITVNATHFPKLREPVYVMYYLDNNQTNPYLKWKKLGSPDFPSPEQFQQIRDAEDPVVTTPLPFPESGTLTLKQDLPIPSVFLIHICSRPSSVPDQVTGVRFIPLTKGQVVVLWDDGCVNSKCIKTFEIEFSPNGKLYKRINAKDTIFTLYVYSPGSSVSGFYRVHAIDYWGKAGLSSVPVEYVEALK from the exons atgGTGAATGAGAAACTTTACTACAATTTTACTGCCTTGGATAACCTTATGGATTGTCTGTGGGAAAATAAGCTTATTCCAG GATTTGAATTGATGGGGAATCCATCAGgatattttctaaattttgaagatAAAGAGCAAGTAGTAAGATGGAGAAACTTAGTTACACTTCTTGCCAGCAGATACATAG ATAGATACGGATTGGAGCATGTTGCTAAATGGAATTTTGAAACTTGGAATGAACCAGACCACCATGACTTTGACAATATGTCTATGACGGTGAAAG GGTTTCTCAACTATTATGATGCTTGCTCAGAAGGATTAAGAGCAGCTAGTACTCTACTAAAATTTGGAGGACCTGGGGACTCCTTCCACCCCTTTCCCAAGTCACCCATATGCTGGAGTCTTTTGTGTCACTGCTACAATGGAACGAACTTTTTCACAGGAGAGACTGGTGTAAGGTTGGACTACATCTCTCTTCATAAGAAG GGAGGTGGGCGTTCTCTCTACATCTTGCAACAAGAAGTGGAAGCAGTTGACCAAATTCAGAAGTTGTTTCCAAATTTTGCTTCCATTCCCATATACAATGATGAAGCAGATCCAATGGTTGGATGGTCTGTTCCACAACTGTGGCGAGCTGATGTGACATATGCAGCTATGGTTGTAAAG GTAATCATCCAGCATCAAAACTTACTAATTTCCAAAGCCAACAACACCATTAACTATACGCTGCTGAGTAATGACAATGCCTTCTTGAGCTACTACCCAGATTTCTTCACACAGCGGACTCTGACAGCACGTTTTCAGATGAATAATACAAAGCCACCTCATGTCCAGATGGTGCGGAAACCAGTGCTGACTGTCATGGGCTTGCTGGCACTGCTAG GAGAGAAGCAAATTTTTGCAGAAGTAAACAGCAGTGAAGgtgaaagcaatgaaaacaacaCCTTTGGTGTCCTGGCATCTGTGCACACTCCAAGTGAGCTGCAGCCCTCGGACAGTTGGCAAGCTACTCTGCTAATGTATTCAAGTGAGGATAACAGGACTTCAACCAATATCAACACCATCACAGTGAATGCCACCCACTTCCCCAAACTTAGAG AGCCAGTGTATGTGATGTATTACCTGGACAACAACCAAACCAATCCCTATCTGAAGTGGAAAAAACTAGGAAGCCCTGACTTTCCTTCCCCAGAACAGTTCCAGCAAATAAGGGATGCTGAG GACCCAGTGGTAACAACCCCCTTGCCTTTTCCTGAAAGTGGCACCTTGACACTGAAGCAAGACTTACCTATTCCATCAGTCTTCTTGATCCACATCTGTTCAAGACCCAGTTCAGTTCCTGATCAA GTGACTGGTGTTCGTTTCATCCCTCTCACAAAGGGGCAGGTTGTTGTGCTGTGGGATGATGGCTGTGTAAATTCAAA GTGTATAAAGACATTTGAAATTGAGTTCTCACCAAATGGAAAACTCTACAAGCGGATTAATGCCAAAGACACAATATTCACTCTGTATGTCTACAGTCCAG GAAGCTCAGTCTCCGGCTTTTACAGAGTGCATGCTATTGACTACTGGGGAAAGGCAGGCCTGTCCTCTGTTCCTGTGGAGTATGTTGAAGCTCTCAAGTGA
- the LOC140264407 gene encoding purpurin has protein sequence MKYAQYVFLASIFSTVEYSLAQTCAVDSFSVKDNFDPKRYAGKWYALAKKDPEGLFLQDNISAEYTVEEDGTMTASSKGRVKLFGFWVICADMAAQYTVPDPTTPAKMYMTYQGLASYLSSGGDNYWVIDTDYDNYAITYACRSLKEDGSCDDGYSLIFSRNPRGLPPAIQRIVRQKQEEICMSGQFQPVLQSGAC, from the exons ATGAAATACGCACAATATGTTTTCCTGGCATCAATCTTCTCCACAGTTGAATATAGCCTAGCTCAGACCTGTGCAGTGGACTCTTTCTCTGTGAAAGACAATTTTGATCCAAAAAGG TACGCAGGGAAATGGTATGCCTTGGCCAAGAAGGATCCAGAAGGCCTTTTCCTTCAGGATAACATCTCTGCTGAATACACTGTTGAGGAAGATGGCACAATGACAGCTTCTTCCAAGGGCCGGGTGAAGCTCTTTGG GTTCTGGGTAATCTGTGCTGACATGGCTGCTCAGTACACAGTGCCAGACCCGACCACTCCTGCAAAGATGTACATGACATACCAGGGCCTGGCAAGCTATCTGTCCAGTGGTG GGGACAACTACTGGGTGATTGACACCGATTATGATAACTATGCCATTACTTACGCCTGCCGCAGCCTGAAGGAGGATGGCTCCTGCGATGATGGCTACTCCCTGATCTTCTCTCGCAATCCCCGTGGTCTGCCCCCTGCCATCCAGCGCATCGTGCGCCAGAAGCAGGAGGAGATCTGCATGTCTGGCCAGTTCcagcctgtgctgcagtcag gagCCTGCTAA